The DNA segment GCTCGGGATCGCCGAGCACCCGGGCGAAGGTGTCGACGAACTCGGCCATCGGTACCGAGTAGATGTCGGAGTTCGAGGGCTTGTTGATCGCCGCCTTGGTGAGTTCGGCACCGAACTCGGCATCCTCGGCCAGGCTGGGGTGGTTCATCCCCAGGGCGGAGGAGGCGAAGAAGGTGAACATGTCGAGGTATTGCTGCCCGTTGCGTTGATCGACCAGCTCCGATCCGCGGGAGTGGGTGAGGTCGAGCACGAAGTCGAAGCCGTCGGTCAGCAGGTGCCGACTCAGCACCTCGCGCACGGCGCCGGGTTCAAGGTGTTGGGGAGTCGTCGTTGTCATGCACCAAGACTACGAATCTTTGTGTCGAGGCGCGAGTTCCCCATAAAAGCTGTTGTTACGAACAGGTTAATCGCCGAAATATTGCGCGCCCAGCACGGCGGCGAACCAGAATCCGCGCCCGAGCGCATCCCGTGGCTCGGGACGTATGCACCGATAGGGCGGAGAGGTTGGCCGTTCTCGATAGGGTTCGAGGTGTGAGTTCGCGTGCCCAGTTCCTCAGCATGCCGCCCTGGGGGCGACCGCAACTCCTCACCACCGATCCGCATCCGGCCTCCGGTGATCACCGAGATCTGGTCGTCGTCGGTACGGGCTTCACCGGTCTGACCGCAGCGGTACGGGCAGCCGAGGCCGGCGCGACGGTGACCCTGCTCAGCAACGGCCGACCCCGATCGGCGGCCCTGCCCGGCTGGTCGACACCGCTGCACGGGGAGGACCCGCACCAGATCCGCTTGTTGCACGGCGAGCCCGCCGTCGGCGGCTGGGTCGCCCAGCTGGCTCGGGCGGCCGAGCATCTGGAGACCAGCGCCGGTGACCTCGGGGTGAAGGTCGAGCAGCGCGACTTCGGGCTCTCCACCTTCGACGGCCAGTGGGCCTTCCAGCTCAGGTTCATCGCCCGTGCGCTGCGGATCGGCGGTCTGCGGGTCGACTTCGACGACCGCTCCGGTCTGCCCTTCCCGCTGCGCCCGGAGTTGGTCGTCGTCGATGGTGGGGAGATCGACCCGACCCGCTGGTTGGATGCGCTGACCCGGCGCGCGATCGACCTGGGGGTACGGGTCGTGCCCGGCCAGCTCGCCGGACTGCGGGTCCGTCGGGGGATGGCCACGGTGGAGACCGGCAGTGCACGACTGCACGCCGGACGGGTGATCCTGGCCAGTTCCGCACCGCTGGCCGACCGGGCCCTGTTGCGACCTCGGGTACGGACCGAACAGTGGCACCTGGTGGCCTTCCGGACCGAGACCTTCCCGCACCGCGAGCTGCAGGTGCTGGACCGGCCGCAGACCGTCCTGGCCCGGCACGCCGAACATCTGGTGGTCGGTCAACGCGGCGGTGCGGCGACCCAGCTGCTCGACTGGGTCGGCCGCAGGTTCCCCGACAACCGGATCACCCACGGCTGGTCGGCCACCACGACCCGCAGCATCGACGCCCTGCCGCTGGTCGGCTCGGCCAGTCTCAGCGGGGAGACCGTGCTCACCGCCAGCGGCCTCGGGCAGTACGGGCTGAGCCTGGGCACGGCTGCCGGTCTGCAACTTGCCGATGTGGTGCTCGGCCGTTCCCGGGCCGGTGAACTGCCATGGAGACCGGCCCGCGGTGTCACCGCGAACGGATTGTCCAAGCGGCTGCGTTCGGCAGCGATCGGCCCGATCCCGTTCATCACCCGGTTGAACACCCCGCCGCTGCGCGACTGAGGGCCGCGGTGCCTCAGCTGCGCACGGCCCGGTCGTGGCAGCGCCACCACCAGGAGTTCAAGCGGGCGAAGGGCGTATGGTCCTGCGCCGGCAGGGTCTGCCAGGGTTTGTCCAGGATGTAGTGCAGATTGCGTACCTGATCATCGCGCCAGAACTGCGGGTGCTGAGTGGGCAGGGTCTTCAAGGCGTTGTAGTACCACGGCAGTTGCACCCAGTTGTCGAAGATCTCGTTCAACAGGTCCTGCTCGGGGAACGGATACCGCGACAGGTCGTCGATCGCCTGCAGACGATCGACGATCCTCGCCATGGTGGTCTCGCTCGGCTGCAGCACCATCGCCCCGGAGTTGAAGTAGGCGCCCGCCGAGGGGGGCGGTGATCCCCGGCCGGAGCGATCGCACCAGGTGTAGAAGCAGTTCTCCGGCCGCCAGTCCGGCGGGTAGCTCTCGATCCGCAGCGGATTGCAGCGACAGGCGTGGCAGGCGGCGAGGTTGTCGCCGGCCAGGTCGAGGTCGAACAGCTCGTCCATCGGCTGCAGCACCAGCATGTCGCTGTCCAGGAACACCACCCGTTCGTGATCGGTCAGCGACCAGACGGCCAACTTGGTCCAGACCGAGTCGAAACGGCCCGCGGCATAGGCTCCGGCGGTGTGCCCGGGCGGCGCCAGTGGGGCCACCTCGCGCCACGGCAGACCAAGATCATCCAGTTCCAGCCGTACCTGCTCGTCCACCTGCGCGGTGATCATCACCTCCAGCGGGTGGGAGCTGCCGACCTCGGTCAGCGACCGCTGCAGCACCCGCAGCCCCGGAAGGTAGTCGGCATTGGTGAGCAGGGTCACCCAGGCACTCATGCAACCCGCCGATGATCATCGAGGAGCCCGCCCAGCCAGTCGTTGACGAACCTCCCGGCCGGGTCGAGCTCCCGGCGGACACGATGGAAGTCCTCCCACCGGGGATAGATCGCAGCGAAGTCGTAGAGCCCGGAATCGAAGTACTTGCCCCAGTGCGGACGGCCACCGGCTGCCGCCAGGCGGCGCTCGGCCGCCCGCAGGAAGTCCAGTCCCTCGGGGTTCAGCGACCCGTCGTCGGCGTAGTAGACGACGAAACCGAAGAACAGCGTCTCCCGGTCATGGGCCGGGCTCAGCCAGGCCTGCGAGCCGCCGGTCGATCGCAGGATCACCGGATAGTGCAGATGCGGGCGTTCGCGTCGATACCAATCGCCGAAGTCGGCCAGGATCTCCGGCGCATCGGCCAGCGGGACACCGATCTCGGTGTTGATCTGCGG comes from the Naumannella halotolerans genome and includes:
- a CDS encoding glycosyltransferase family 8 protein, which encodes MSAWVTLLTNADYLPGLRVLQRSLTEVGSSHPLEVMITAQVDEQVRLELDDLGLPWREVAPLAPPGHTAGAYAAGRFDSVWTKLAVWSLTDHERVVFLDSDMLVLQPMDELFDLDLAGDNLAACHACRCNPLRIESYPPDWRPENCFYTWCDRSGRGSPPPSAGAYFNSGAMVLQPSETTMARIVDRLQAIDDLSRYPFPEQDLLNEIFDNWVQLPWYYNALKTLPTQHPQFWRDDQVRNLHYILDKPWQTLPAQDHTPFARLNSWWWRCHDRAVRS
- a CDS encoding NAD(P)/FAD-dependent oxidoreductase, producing MSSRAQFLSMPPWGRPQLLTTDPHPASGDHRDLVVVGTGFTGLTAAVRAAEAGATVTLLSNGRPRSAALPGWSTPLHGEDPHQIRLLHGEPAVGGWVAQLARAAEHLETSAGDLGVKVEQRDFGLSTFDGQWAFQLRFIARALRIGGLRVDFDDRSGLPFPLRPELVVVDGGEIDPTRWLDALTRRAIDLGVRVVPGQLAGLRVRRGMATVETGSARLHAGRVILASSAPLADRALLRPRVRTEQWHLVAFRTETFPHRELQVLDRPQTVLARHAEHLVVGQRGGAATQLLDWVGRRFPDNRITHGWSATTTRSIDALPLVGSASLSGETVLTASGLGQYGLSLGTAAGLQLADVVLGRSRAGELPWRPARGVTANGLSKRLRSAAIGPIPFITRLNTPPLRD